The following coding sequences lie in one Arachis stenosperma cultivar V10309 chromosome 5, arast.V10309.gnm1.PFL2, whole genome shotgun sequence genomic window:
- the LOC130980997 gene encoding uncharacterized protein LOC130980997, which produces MELMQLKQGNTTVAEYARKFDDLCRFSKICQGNPADFEEWKCLKFEGGLREDLMSSVVPLEIRNFAELVNKCKLVEDVLRRTNFKTPGVPQRRNPQAGNVPARSVGGNGGRPRQDNGKRPQQVQVNTTCKRCGKDHGINPCLFGTFNCYRCGGTGHIAKECLKIFARNPVRTQQQGRVFAMTADDAMQSDALIQGQCYVKNRFLTVLYDSGASHSFISLTAARELGLDFSELNFDLIVHTPASQNALTSLVYLQVPFTIRNKTFIHDLICLPLCGLEVILGLDWLSKYHVFLDCFERTAIIPSDSLDIKPFLSYTLYLNFVRVTLDGSDCEGYVLLAASSNDSEVSLEQIRVVKEFPDVFPDDIPEFPPQREIEFSIELVPGTGPISIAPYRMSPLELAELKK; this is translated from the exons ATGGAACTTatgcagctgaagcagggtaacACAACTGTTGCAGAATATGCTCGTAAGTTTGATGACTTGTGCCGTTTCTCCAAGATCTGCCAAGGGAATCCTGCTGACTTTGAAGAATGGAAATGTTTGAAGTTTGAAGGGGGCCTTCGTGAAGATCTGATGAGTTCAGTAGTTCCATTGGAGATACGAAATTTTGCTGAGCTAGTTAATAAGTGTAAGTTAGTAGAAGATGTGCTAAGAAG GACAAACTTCAAGACACCTGGTGTGCCACAGCGAAGGAATCCACAAGCTGGTAACGTTCCTGCTCGCTCTGTGGGTGGAAACGGAGGTAGACCGAGGCAGGATAATGGCAAACGACCTCAACAGGTGCAGGTGAACACTACATGCAAGCGATGTGGGAAGGATCATGGTATTAACCCGTGTTTGTTTGGAACATTCAATTGTTATAGATGTGGAGGAACTGGACATATTGCTAAGGAATGCCTAAAGATATTCGCTCGAAATCCAGTACGAACCCAGCAACAAGGTCGAGTGTTTGCCATGACTGCTGATGATGCTATGCAATCAGACGCCCTGATCCAAGGTCAGTGTTACGTCAAGAATCGATTTCTAACTGTACTGTATGATTCGGGTGCATCGcattcttttatttctttaactGCTGCTCGTGAGTTGGGACTAGATTTCTCTGAGTTGAACTTTGATCTAATTGTCCATACACCTGCGTCCCAAAATGCTTTGACTAGTTTAGTGTACCTGCAAGTACCATTCACTATTAGAAACAAAACTTTTATACATGATCTAATTTGTTTGCCTCTATGTGGTTTAGAAGTTATTCTAGGATTAGATTGGTTGTCCAAGTATCATGTTTTCCTTGATTGCTTTGAAAGAACTGCTATTATTCCGTCTGATAGTTTAGATATTAAACCATTTTTGTCATATACCTTATATCTGAATTTTGTAAGAGTTACCTTAGACGGGAGTGATTGTGAGGGGTACGTTCTGTTAGCGGCTAGCTCAAATGACAGTGAAGTAAGCTTAGAACAAATCCGAGTGGTGAAGGAATTTCCTGATGTTTTCCCGGACGACATACCTGAGTTTCCTCCTCAGCGGGAGATAGAATTCAGCATTGAACTTGTACCTGGAACCGGACCAATTTCCATAGCACCGTACCGGATGTCACCACTGGAACTTGCAGAGTTGAAGAAGTAG
- the LOC130980998 gene encoding uncharacterized mitochondrial protein AtMg00860-like encodes MRLCVDYRQLNKVTIKNKYPLPRIDDLMDQLKEREHEEHLRAVLQILRTRKLYAKLSKCEFWTEKVAFLGHVILQGGIAVDPSKIEAVVQWEPPTTVTEVRSFLGLAGYYRRFIKGFSQIALPLTYLTRKEVPFVWTAECDRSFKMLKEKLTTSPVLVLPDPQKPFEVYCDASHKGLGCVLMQDKNVVAYASR; translated from the exons ATGAGACTTTGCGTAGATTACCGACAGTTAAATAAAGTCACTATCAAGAACAAGTATCCACTTCCACGAATAGATGATTTGATGGATCAGTTAAAAG AAAGAGAGCATGAAGAGCATCTAAGGGCTGTATTGCAGATACTGAGGACTCGAAAGTTATATGCTAAACTATCAAAGTGCGAGTTCTGGACAGAGAAGGTGGCATTTTTGGGACATGTTATATTACAGGGAGGAATTGCGGTGGATCCTTCAAAAATTGAAGCAGTAGTGCAATGGGAACCACCTACGACCGTTACAGAAGTTCGGAGTTTTCTCGGACTTGCTGGATATTACCGGAGGTTCATCAAAGGATTTTCACAGATAGCCTTACCTTTGACTTACCTTACACGAAAGGAAGTTCCGTTCGTTTGGACGGCTGAGTGTGATAGAAGTTTCAAGATGCTTAAGGAGAAGTTAACAACTTCACCTGTATTAGTACTACCCGACCCACAGAAACCTTTTGAAGTATACTGTGACGCCTCTCATAAAGGACTTGGATGTGTGCTGATGCAAGACAAAAATGTGGTGGCTTATGCTTCCCGGTAG